A portion of the Deltaproteobacteria bacterium genome contains these proteins:
- the asnB gene encoding asparagine synthase (glutamine-hydrolyzing) yields the protein MCGIVGVLELDGSTSPSRHVLESMATAIAHRGPDERGIWTDGCVGLAARRLRVVDLVTGQQPLVNEDGSIRLVANGEIYNARELRDDLRGKGHLFTTRTDTEVIVHAYEDAGPACLERLEGMFAFALWDGRLQRLVLARDRFGEKPLYYARLPRTLLFASEPKALLMHPGVSRELDWQALARYLTHDYVPAPRAIFRALRKLPPSHWMAVSADGSETGGRYWTPPAPRAIRPTMREAAEGVLDLLRRSVRRRVVCDVPWGVFLSGGLDSSLVTALAAAESPRPVKTFAIGFGESTYDERAAAADVAARLGTEHHEVVLTPSGARELLPDVARFFDEPFADATALPAVLLARLARQHVTVTLSGDGGDELFCGYPTQTAHGAADLYARVPPVLHRALVAAAGRLPTSHRYLSFDFALRRFLREARRPALERHLRWMGSFAPETLGRLLVPDVHREIRDPEPYEEAYDGIAPLRPRSAREIATALDLIFYLSEDNLVQADRSSMSTALEVRAPFLDRRLAEYVLGLPVDLRAGLWRTKPLLRRAARAVLPARVTRRRKHGFGVPTGAWLRGELRDPLTDMLAPGRLRRQGIFDARYVSALLDRHLCGTANHRKELWTLLMFQLWAATYCGA from the coding sequence ATGTGCGGCATTGTCGGAGTCCTCGAGCTCGACGGGAGCACGTCGCCGTCGCGGCACGTCCTCGAGTCGATGGCCACCGCCATCGCGCACCGGGGGCCGGACGAGCGCGGCATCTGGACCGACGGCTGCGTCGGGCTCGCGGCACGGCGTCTCCGCGTCGTCGATCTGGTGACGGGCCAGCAGCCCCTGGTGAACGAGGACGGATCCATCCGGCTGGTGGCGAACGGGGAGATCTACAACGCCCGGGAGCTGCGGGACGACCTGCGGGGGAAGGGACACCTCTTCACGACGCGCACGGACACCGAGGTGATCGTGCACGCGTACGAGGACGCGGGGCCGGCGTGCCTCGAGCGCCTCGAGGGCATGTTCGCCTTTGCATTGTGGGACGGGCGCCTGCAGCGTCTCGTTCTCGCCCGCGATCGCTTCGGGGAGAAGCCGCTCTACTATGCGCGCCTGCCACGGACGTTGCTGTTCGCCTCCGAGCCGAAGGCGCTCTTGATGCACCCCGGCGTCTCGCGCGAGCTCGACTGGCAGGCGCTCGCTCGCTACCTGACCCACGACTACGTGCCCGCTCCGCGTGCGATCTTCCGTGCGCTGCGCAAGCTGCCGCCGTCTCACTGGATGGCCGTGAGCGCGGACGGCTCGGAGACCGGCGGCCGCTACTGGACACCCCCGGCGCCGCGGGCCATCCGGCCGACGATGCGGGAGGCCGCCGAGGGCGTCCTCGACCTCCTGCGCCGGTCCGTACGCCGCCGCGTGGTCTGCGACGTGCCCTGGGGGGTTTTTCTCTCGGGCGGACTCGACTCGAGCCTCGTCACGGCCCTGGCCGCCGCCGAGTCGCCGCGCCCCGTCAAGACGTTCGCCATCGGCTTCGGCGAGTCGACCTATGACGAGCGGGCAGCGGCCGCGGACGTCGCCGCGAGGCTCGGCACCGAGCATCACGAGGTCGTCCTGACGCCGAGCGGGGCGCGCGAGCTCCTGCCCGACGTGGCACGCTTCTTCGACGAGCCCTTCGCCGACGCCACCGCGCTGCCCGCCGTGCTCCTCGCCCGGCTGGCGCGGCAGCACGTCACCGTCACGCTCTCGGGAGATGGCGGCGACGAGCTGTTCTGCGGCTATCCCACCCAGACCGCCCATGGAGCCGCCGATCTGTACGCGCGTGTTCCGCCCGTGCTACATCGCGCGCTCGTCGCCGCCGCCGGGCGTCTGCCGACCTCGCACCGCTACCTGAGCTTCGATTTCGCCCTGCGCCGCTTCTTGCGCGAGGCGAGACGGCCTGCGCTCGAGCGACACCTGCGCTGGATGGGGAGCTTCGCGCCCGAGACGCTCGGCCGCCTGCTCGTCCCGGACGTTCACCGCGAGATCCGGGACCCGGAGCCCTACGAGGAGGCGTACGACGGGATCGCGCCGCTCCGACCGCGGTCCGCCCGAGAGATCGCGACTGCGCTGGACTTGATCTTCTACCTCTCCGAAGACAATCTCGTGCAGGCTGATCGTTCGTCGATGTCGACCGCGCTCGAGGTGCGTGCACCCTTTCTCGACCGCCGCCTCGCCGAGTACGTTCTCGGCCTTCCCGTAGACCTCCGCGCCGGTCTGTGGCGCACGAAGCCGCTCCTCCGGCGGGCGGCCCGCGCCGTCCTGCCGGCGCGCGTGACGCGGCGTCGCAAGCACGGGTTCGGTGTGCCGACCGGAGCCTGGCTGCGGGGGGAGCTGCGCGACCCGCTGACCGACATGCTCGCCCCCGGCCGCTTGCGCCGCCAGGGCATATTCGATGCCCGCTACGTGTCCGCGCTGCTCGACCGGCACCTCTGCGGCACGGCCAACCATCGCAAGGAGCTCTGGACGCTGCTCATGTTCCAGCTCTGGGCGGCCACGTACTGCGGCGCATGA